In Carassius carassius chromosome 7, fCarCar2.1, whole genome shotgun sequence, one genomic interval encodes:
- the LOC132144176 gene encoding deoxynucleoside triphosphate triphosphohydrolase SAMHD1-like gives MPRSEQTRKTLSDYRKSLQDLKKSYEASEEPEKQQLWEIIKDELQDILKKYSLNFSKEQMKIFNDPIHGHMELHPLLVKIIDTPQFQRLRHIKQLGGTYLVYPGASHNRFEHSLGVAHLAGRLVKVLHNNQPELKITKQDFLCVQIAGLCHDLGHGPFSHVFDGLVIPEAKKIKKLRGLHDDIPENWKHEQMSVQMFDDIVRSLKAENEDVLKEHGLDNRDITFIKELIEGAKTSEWRYEGRDEDKSFLYEIVANKQNGIDVDKWDYFARDCHHLGIRNSFDHQRLLKFARVCEVNERNHICFRDKEADNVYDMFRTRYTLHRQAYQHKICNIIEDMFAEALVRADRDLHEGKPEDMLKISEAINTAEDYSKLTDEIFEQISSSTSDNLKKSRDILNKIIRRKLPKFVGEARLTENSMSKGELMKTWKTALEKYRPTDLTVSLNAEDLPVYVVDLDHGMKDKNPIEKVFFYSKRKPNEASPIKDYQLSSFLPNRFNEEMVRVYYKPSDDQAAEDKKEEKKKLEEAEKCFQMWCGSNFGVK, from the exons aTGCCTCGATCTGAACAAACCAGGAAAACTCTCTCCGATTACAGGAAAAGTCTCCAGGATCTAAAAAAGTCCTATGAAGCAAGTGAAG AGCCTGAGAAACAACAGTTATGGGAGATTATCAAGGATGAATTGCAGGACATCCTGAAGAAATACTCTTTAAACTTCTCAAAAGAACAAATGaag ATCTTCAATGACCCCATTCATGGACACATGGAGCTGCACCCACTGCTGGTGAAGATCATTGACACTCCTCAGTTTCAGAGACTCAGACACATCAAACAGCTGGGAGGAACATATCTAGTGTATCCGGGTGCTTCTCACAATCGCTTTGAACACTCACTTGG tgtggcACATTTAGCAGGACGTCTGGTAAAAGTTCTTCACAACAATCAGCCAGAGCTCAAAATTACCAAACAGGATTTCCTGTGTGTTCAGATCGCTGGTCTGTGTCACGACTTGG gtCATGGTCCGTTTTCTCATGTATTTGATGGTCTGGTTATTCCagaagccaaaaaaataaaaaaattaagag GGCTGCATGATGACATCCCTGAAAACTGGAAG CATGAGCAGATGTCAGTCCAGATGTTCGATGACATTGTGAGGAGTCTGAAGGCTGAGAATGAAGACGTGTTGAAAGAACATGGACTGGATAATAGAGACATCACCTTCATTAAAGAGTTAATCGAAGGGGCAAAAACTTCAGAG TGGAGATACGAGGGCAGAGATGAAGACAAATCCTTCCTGTATGAGATTGTGGCAAATAAACAGAATGGCATCGATGTGGACAAATGGGACTATTTTGCACG AGACTGTCATCACCTGGGCATTCGAAACAGTTTTGACCATCAGCGTCTGCTGAAGTTTGCTCGAGTCTGTGAAGTGAACGAAAGAAATCACATCTGCTTCAGAGACAAG GAGGCTGATAATGTTTATGACATGTTTCGCACTCGATACACTCTCCATCGCCAGGCCTATCAGCACAAGATCTGCAACATCATTGAAGACAT gTTTGCAGAAGCACTTGTACGAGCTGATCGTGATCTTCATGAAGGAAAACCTGAAGATATGCTGAAAATTTCTGAAGCCATAAACACTGCAGAGGACTACAGCAAACTCACAG ATGAGATTTTTGAGCAGATATCGTCCTCCACTTCTGATAATCTGAAGAAATCCAGAGACATCTTGAACAAGATCATCAGAAGAAAACTGCCAAAGTTTGTTGGAGAAGCTCGACTGACTGAGAACAGCATGTCAAAG GGAGAGCTGATGAAAACATGGAAGACAGCATTAGAGAAGTACAGACCTACAGACCTGACTGTTTCTCTAAACGCTGAAGATTTACCAGTTTAT GTGGTTGATCTGGATCATGGAATGAAGGACAAAAACCCAATTGAAAAGGTCTTTTTCTACAGCAAGAGGAAACCCAACGAAGCCTCTCCCATTAAAGATTATCAG CTCTCCAGTTTCCTGCCAAATAGGTTTAATGAAGAGATGGTCAGAGTTTACTACAAACCATCTGATGATCAGGCAGCTGAAGATAAGAAGGAAGAGAAGAAGAAGTTGGAGGAGGCAGAGAAGTGCTTCCAGATGTGGTGTGGCTCCAATTTTGGAGTCAAATAG